From the Papaver somniferum cultivar HN1 chromosome 2, ASM357369v1, whole genome shotgun sequence genome, the window ccatattgagtcgctctaacccttagagcgacttaatttggctctcgctctcgagttgcaaaaggtgggattTCTACAAGTCTAGAGCAGTTAGGTAATCGCTTTAGTAATCAAGCAACTATCATGTAGCGTCCTTTTTCTTAATTGTTTCATGGCTAGACCGACCTCCCTAGAGCAAGCAAACTAGTGATcgctttaaagctagaccaaccataatagagcaagtgaaaaacctgaagttggttgcttacatttttgagctaccaaaTGTTTTGCtctgaagttggttgcttacgTTTTTGATCTACCAaagttggttgcttacatttttgagctacaAAACTTTTTGccctgaagttggttgcttacatttttgagctaccTAACTTTTTTCCCGCTACATCTGTTGTTCTGGTGCCGGAAGTATCTGGCCTATTTCGATTTAGATAAtcctaaattgaaattaaaattacaattaaaattgatactaaaacaaattatgaaccaaattaaaaactgaatcatgttttattatatcacatagatcaatttacatcatttctttaaaaaaagaCAATCCTTAGAGGAACAAAAAGATCAAAAATACAAACTAATCATTTCTTTAAAAAATGGTGATTACAAATTCCTTAATTTTGAAACTAAAGATGAACACTCCTTCGACTTTGTAGCACCAAGCTCATAATAAGAGATTCATATTGCCATCATTTATCATTCATCATTCAAGTGTAAAGAAACCAGCAAATCCAGAATCTCCACAACTTGTAGTCTGCTTTTTGCCCAAATGGATAGATGCAGTTGGAGGATACTTGGTAATTAACACCTGTAGAATTGCCAAGAGATTCAAACAAGTTAGTTTTCACGAGAAACACAAAGAGACGAGATTGATACTATGAATTTAACAAACTGCAGGAAAAAAATGAACCAGAATAACAAAAGGCGAAATGCACAGTTAGTTCTTACATATAGGATCTTTGAGAAACTTTTCATTGTTAGGTTGAAACTGCAAAGTTTAAGGATCACTATCAATTAAGCCAACCTACAAACCAACCTACGACCGCAAGATGTCTAAATCTGAAATGAGTAACAACGTAAAATGTAAGGTTCAAATGACTACAGGTCCAATAAGGAACAACAAACACGGGAGAGGGACTCGCTATAAAAATACCCAATATACTGTCTAGTAGCATTTTAGAGGCCATGTTAACCATTCTGCAACACCTAAAAAGACATAATTGTGCCCTTTCAATCTGCACTCTCGTCTCATCTGCATCAACATGTATTCAATAAAACATCAAAAATCACCAGCAAATTCATCCACAAGCACatggaaaaaaaaatctcaaatggAATCAATAGTTTTACTAATTAATTCAGACAAACTGTACGGATTTTCATCATATTTACAGGACAGTTTTTTTTTATAGCAGATGTTTTTGAGAAATCAGAAAACCATGTAGTAGGTAGTCAAGACCATGTTCTGTAAAGTGATAACTATTTCCATTCACCAAAAGCACTCCGTAACCCTATATGCAAAAGTACTAGTTTAATTGTATTACAATCTAACCACATACTTTATGTTCATTGAAACTGGAATGGAGAAGTCTCAGTTAAAATAAACTAAATGAATGTCAGTTGGTTCTCTGGATCAATATGAATATCTTTTAAAACTGATAATAGAGCTACTACagcttagaagaagaagaagcctaCTTCTACAACTGTTTTATGTTCCAAATCTACGGTCTCCTGCATCTCCAAATCTAGGAATTATAAACCTGCAAAATAGAAGACGCCATCTCGAATTTTAGAAGGTTTAAGCCAATGATCATTTATTCTTCAATTATTGTATATTCCCAGTGAGAAAATTACCTCTTCTCATTTACTGTGGGGTCGATTGTCCCAGTGTACACATGAAGCCTGAAAATTTCATGAACAAAAACATTTATTCAGTCTAGAAGGAAGAGAATTACGACATGATTACAGTAACACATAAAACAAGTGACTAAACTTTACCTAGGAAAGTTCTCTCTTAGCTTCTGAAGAGCTGTAGGAGCAGCTAAGGTCGATATTTGAGAAGTACAAATAGTCAGCAATAAGAACTAAATATAAGAGATACAACTATTTGACATTTTATATATTAGCATGCATAAGATAGAAACCCTAGTGAGCGACAATCATTTTGATGGGTGTTCAAGAGATCTAAAAAACATCATGCAATCTTGACTAATCACTTTCCACACCACAAACACCAGAACAATAAAACAAGAATCAAATCTCTTTGCACATACACAATATGAAGCTAAAGAATCATATCCTGAACACATAAACTTGTAATAACAATATACCATCATCAAGCATGCGGTCCCAACCCAAACCACGGTGGATAAGATGCTTCTTAAAGCCTCAGTAATCTATATTAACCGGAAATAAACGATATAATATCATCAgtggcaaaaaaaaaatccacaattACCTAAAACAAAGACTTGAAGCTCGAGCCCCTTGAGCTCTTCAATCCTGCACCAATTGATATCTTTAAAATACTTGAGAGCACCTTCGTCACGCTCTGTGATCTACATTCCAGAAAGAGTAAATTAAACCAACAATTCTGGAATCTTATTCCAACAAGGAGAAAAATGGCTAATAATATCACTTACCTCCTCCATCAAAACTTCATTTGTCTTCACAGCATTCAGCCAAAAAACTTCATTTGTCTTTAATTGAAACTTAACCATTGCCTTGGTTTCGTTAACCTTGGCCTCCAAAGATTCCTGATGTGTCACAAGAGTAGCTCTAAAGGTGTACAGGATTCAACCAAATCCCTGCATACTCCTGCTGTCCATACGAACCCTTGTTCAGGCCTTTACACAAGCACTTGGTGTGCGTTTTGCTGATAACAGAGAACTAACCCATTCTTCCGTAGTATGAGCTCTCTAATCCCCTGCAAACACGAATTTATTGGTTCAAACACAGATCCAAAAACTTCAGAaaaacaatcaaacaaacaaaatcaaaaacaaaacaaatctgaaATCCCCACAAACTCATAC encodes:
- the LOC113351010 gene encoding uncharacterized protein LOC113351010, with the protein product MVKFQLKTNEVFWLNAVKTNEVLMEEITERDEGALKYFKDINWCRIEELKGLELQVFVLGYDSLASYCVCAKRFDSCFIVLVFVVWKFLLLTICTSQISTLAAPTALQKLRENFPRLHVYTGTIDPTVNEKRFIIPRFGDAGDRRFGT